AAACAGGGCTACACTAAAACTACCCAAACGTGCCAAAGGTGAAGTTATCATGCCTCATGATGATGAGAACCATCATCGCTGCACCGGCTGCGGGATTTGTGAAAACAGTTGTCCTAATGGTTCCATCCAGGTTATTACACGCAAAGAGGTAAACGAAGAAGGTAAAGCAATAAGGGTTATAGATAAACATATTTACCACCTTTCAATGTGTACCTTTTGTGGATTGTGTGTTAAGGACTGCCCTTCAAATGCATTGGCTTTTAGCAACAATTTTGAGCTTGCAGTTTTTGACCGCAACAAACTAACAAAAGTTCTTAATCGCCCAGGCTCTTCACTAAAAAAAGAAAATAAAGCATCATGAACTTGCACGAAATAGTATTTATCATATGCTCGGCTGTTATTCTGGTGTTTGCATTAATGACAGTTCTAAGCAGGAGAATTCTGCGATCAGCCACCTATCTGCTATTTGTTCTATTAGCTACAGCAGGAGCCTATGCATGGCTTGAATATCAATTTATGGCTGCCATTCAGATAGCTCTCTATGCCGGAGGTATTATGGTTATAATAATTTTCTCTATACTGCTTACACACCACATCCACCATAAATCCAAATCATTCCCATTATCCAAGATATTAACCGGATTCGGACTTGCATTGCTGACAGCTGGGACAAGCATTTATGTGATACTGGGGCATGACTTTAAGTATAAGGAAGCTGAGAAGATGGAAGTGGATATAGAGACAATAGGCAATCACCTGATTAGCACCGGAAGAGATGGCTACTCCCTCCCCTTCGAGGTAATTAGTCTTTTATTACTGGCTGTGCTTATTGGAGCTATAATCATAGCTAAAAAGGATAAACCACTAAATGAACAAGAAAACTAAAGTATCATGTTACATACTATACCACTTCATTATTGGTTGATATTAGGAACACTGATGTTTTTTATTGGTGTGGCCGGATTTATTATCCGTCGGAATCTAATCACCATCCTTATGTCTATCGAGTTAATGCTGAATGCAGTAAACATCAACTTCCTTGCAATTAACCGCTATCTGTACCCAGATCAGTTACACGGACATTTCTTTGCAATCTTCGTAGTTGCCATAGCTGCTGCGGAGGCATCATTGGTGATAGCTCTTGTCATTCATATTTACAGGAAGTTTCGCACTATCGATGTAGACCAGGTGGCAGATATGAGATTCTAGTAAAGAACTGATAAAATATTGATACCATGCAATCGTACGATTATACATTGTGGATACCGGTTATTCCCTTAGCGATATTTTTATTCCTTGGAATATTGGGGCACAAGCTAAAACCTAGTCTGGCCGGTATTCTCGGTACAGCAGGTCTGGGTATTGTAACCCTGCTTTCGTATTTAACCGCCATTCATTATTTCTGGGGTGGGGAAAGTGCTGAGACCATGCAGACTTTAATCCCTTACAACTTCACATGGCTGGCCTTTAGTGAGACGCTTGTAATCAGCATGGGCATACTGCTTGATCCCATATCTGCAATGATGCTGGTAGTAATCAGCACGGTTTCGCTCATGGTTCACATCTATAGTCTGGGTTACATGAAAGGCGAGCCTGGTTTCCAACGCTTCTATGCCTTTCTTTCATTGTTCACTTTCTCAATGCTGGGACTTGTGTTGGCAACCAATATATTCCAGATGTACATTTTCTGGGAACTTGTTGGTTTGTCCTCATTCCTGCTTATCGGCTTTTACTACCAGAAGCCGTCAGCAGTAGCTGCGGCCAAAAAAGCCTTTATTGTAACAAGGTTTGCCGATTTTGGATTCTTAATCGGGATCCTGATTATTTCATACTATACGGGAACTTTCGATTTTGGAATTCTAACAAATCCTGAAACATCACCAATTGCATCTATCACTGGCATATCCTTTATGGGGATATCTGTTGTATCCTGGGCTATGTTTCTGATATTTATCGGTGGTGCCGGAAAATCGGCTATGATGCCATTCCACATCTGGCTACCCGATGCAATGGAAGGTCCCACTCCTGTATCTGCCTTAATCCATGCTGCAACAATGGTTGTTGCCGGTGTCTATCTGGTAGCCCGCTTGTTTGTTGTGTACCACCTCTTTGCAGTAGATGTCCAGACACTTATAGCCTGGATAGGAGGAATCACTTCCTTGGTAGCTGCAATTATTGCAATTACTCAAATAGATATAAAACGGGTACTGGCCTTTTCCACCTTGTCACAGATAGGATATATGATGATGTCATTGGGTGTTTCCGGTTACGCGGGCGAAGAGGGTGTAGGCTATATGGCATCTATGTTTCACCTCTTTACCCACGCCATGTTCAAAGCCCTGTTGTTTCTGGGTGCTGGTTCCGTAATACATGCAGTACATAGCAACAATATGACAGATATGGGTGGTCTGCGTAAGTTTATGCCAATTACCCGCATCACATTCCTTATAGCCTGTCTCACAATTGCCGGTATGCCTTTCCTATCAGGCTTCTACAGCAAGGATGAAATACTTGCTGCTACATTCGAACACAATATGCCTTTGTTTGTGATTGGATTCTTTGTAGCAGGTCTTACGGCATTCTATATGTTCCGTCTGTACTTCAACATCTTCTGGGGAGAAGACAGGGAATATCATCACACTCCACATGAATCGCCATTGATAATGACTATTCCATTGATGATCCTGGCCTTTGCTTCTATTTCCTCAGGTTATTTGCCATTCGGCAAATTCATTACTGCCGATAAGCTACCCTTGTCATTGCATATCAACCCCTATATTGCTGGTTCATCAGTCTTTATAGGACTGGTGGGCATAGCCCTGGCATGGGTCTTATACAAGCATAAGAGCGACCTGCCCGATCGTTTGGCTGCAAGGGCAGGACGTTTTTATACTGCGGCTTTAAACAAGTTTTACTTTGATGAATTGTATCTGTTTGTAACCAAAAAGATTCTGTTCAACCTGGTATCACGTCCCATTGCATGGTTTGACCGCAATGTGATTGATGCTTCAATGGATGGTCTAGCGTGGATAACCAACTATGCATCTGACCGCATCAAGGGGATTCAGTCCGGACAACTTCAGATGTATGCAGCCAGCTTTATTGGCGGAGCAATAGGCTTATTATTGATTGTATTGTATTTGTTAGCGGAATAAAAAATGAACATACTTCATCTTTTAATTATCATTCCACTACTCACTACCGTGAGTGTCCTCTGTGTAAAAAGCATGAAGGCGGTACGCTGGGCTACCGCCGTGGGAATGTTTTTTCAATTATTGACAGCTATTACCGTATTACTGGTATATATGGGCATTCGCCAATCGGGTGACACATCCGAAATGGTACTTATGGACACCTATAATTGGTATCCATCCCTCAATATAACCTATGCTATAGGTGTTGATGGTATTTCCTGCGCCATGATACTGCTTACTGCAATTGTTATGTTTGCGGGGGTCTTTGCCTCATGGGAGATTGAATATCTGCAAAAGGAGTTTTTTGTTTCCTTAATTATATTGGCAACTGGTGTCTTTGGCTTTTTCATTTCATTGGACATATTCACAATGTTTCTCTACTACGAGTTAGCCGTGATTCCGATGTATATCCTGATTGGCATTTGGGGAACAGGTCGTAAGGAGTATTCAGCAATGAAGCTGACCTTGATGCTTATGGGAGGTTCTGCATTCATAATTGTCGCACTATTTGGTATCTACCACTCTTCCGGAGCTCCTGAACCTACATTTAACCTGCTTGAGCTGGGCAAGTATCCAATGTCTGAAGCTGCGCAGCGCTTCTTCTTCCCCTTTGCCTTTTTAGGCTTTGGCGTACTAGGTGCTCTTTTCCCTTTCCACACATGGTCACCCGATGGTCACGCATCAGCACCTACCGCTGTTTCCATGTTACATGCCGGGGTATTGATGAAGCTGGGAGGCTATGGTATATTCCGTGTGGCGATGTACCTGATGCCTCAGGCAGCACAGGAACAGGCCTGGATTTTCATAGTACTTACTAGTATCAGTGTTGTATATGGAGCCTTTGGAGCAATATGGCAGAAAGACCTGAAATATATTAATGCATATTCATCAGTGAGCCACTGTGGTCTGGTGATATTCGGACTGTTGATGTTGAATCAGACAGCAATGGATGGGGCTATCTTACAGATGATATCGCATGGATTGATGACAGCACTTTTCTTTGCACTTATTGGTATGATATACTCTCGTACTCATACCCGTCAGGTATTCGAGATGGGTGGCCTGATGAAGGTAATACCCTTCCTTGCGGTTGTATATATGATTGCAGGCTTTGCTTCACTGGGACTTCCAGGTTTAAGTGGTTTTGCTGCAGAAATGACAATCTTTGTTGGTGCATTTCAGCATGTGGATCTCTTCCATCGTATTGCTACAATTTTTGCAATCTCAGCTATTGTGGTAACTGCAGTGTACATTCTACGTGTGGTTGGCACATTGCTTCTGGGACCAGTCAAAAATGAGGCTTTCATGCAGCTAAAGGATGCCAGATGGTATGAACGTCTTAGCACCTTGCTTCTGTTAGTTTCTGTTGCCGGTGTAGGTATCTACCCTCAGTGGCTGTACCAGCTGATATTTGACAGTCTGGCTCCAATAGCCCAAAAACTTGCTGCAGCATTATAACACTTTGTCGATTAACTGAATATAAGGACATTTAAGATATAAGCACGATGACATTTCAACAACTCCTTTTGATGGGACACGAGCTCATGCTGGTAATAGCTGCTGTGGTGATAATAGTGACAGAGCTTCTTGTATCTGACAAAAACAAGGGCATAGTGGTACCCATAGCGATCGCTTTGCTGTTTATCACAATGGCACTTACAATAGCATTCCCTGCTGAAGGCAGGATATTTGGCGGAATGTATGTAGCCGATTCATTGCGTACGGTGGTCAAACTGATAATGGATATTGCTACTATACTGGTACTGTTGCAATCCAACAGATGGATAAAGGCA
The genomic region above belongs to Xiashengella succiniciproducens and contains:
- a CDS encoding 4Fe-4S binding protein, whose amino-acid sequence is MNGFTKYFSDLFKGVSSLLKGMRLTSGYFLSPGEIVTEQYPENRATLKLPKRAKGEVIMPHDDENHHRCTGCGICENSCPNGSIQVITRKEVNEEGKAIRVIDKHIYHLSMCTFCGLCVKDCPSNALAFSNNFELAVFDRNKLTKVLNRPGSSLKKENKAS
- a CDS encoding NADH-quinone oxidoreductase subunit J, with the translated sequence MNLHEIVFIICSAVILVFALMTVLSRRILRSATYLLFVLLATAGAYAWLEYQFMAAIQIALYAGGIMVIIIFSILLTHHIHHKSKSFPLSKILTGFGLALLTAGTSIYVILGHDFKYKEAEKMEVDIETIGNHLISTGRDGYSLPFEVISLLLLAVLIGAIIIAKKDKPLNEQEN
- the nuoK gene encoding NADH-quinone oxidoreductase subunit NuoK, producing the protein MLHTIPLHYWLILGTLMFFIGVAGFIIRRNLITILMSIELMLNAVNINFLAINRYLYPDQLHGHFFAIFVVAIAAAEASLVIALVIHIYRKFRTIDVDQVADMRF
- a CDS encoding complex I subunit 4 family protein, with the translated sequence MNILHLLIIIPLLTTVSVLCVKSMKAVRWATAVGMFFQLLTAITVLLVYMGIRQSGDTSEMVLMDTYNWYPSLNITYAIGVDGISCAMILLTAIVMFAGVFASWEIEYLQKEFFVSLIILATGVFGFFISLDIFTMFLYYELAVIPMYILIGIWGTGRKEYSAMKLTLMLMGGSAFIIVALFGIYHSSGAPEPTFNLLELGKYPMSEAAQRFFFPFAFLGFGVLGALFPFHTWSPDGHASAPTAVSMLHAGVLMKLGGYGIFRVAMYLMPQAAQEQAWIFIVLTSISVVYGAFGAIWQKDLKYINAYSSVSHCGLVIFGLLMLNQTAMDGAILQMISHGLMTALFFALIGMIYSRTHTRQVFEMGGLMKVIPFLAVVYMIAGFASLGLPGLSGFAAEMTIFVGAFQHVDLFHRIATIFAISAIVVTAVYILRVVGTLLLGPVKNEAFMQLKDARWYERLSTLLLLVSVAGVGIYPQWLYQLIFDSLAPIAQKLAAAL
- the nuoL gene encoding NADH-quinone oxidoreductase subunit L — its product is MQSYDYTLWIPVIPLAIFLFLGILGHKLKPSLAGILGTAGLGIVTLLSYLTAIHYFWGGESAETMQTLIPYNFTWLAFSETLVISMGILLDPISAMMLVVISTVSLMVHIYSLGYMKGEPGFQRFYAFLSLFTFSMLGLVLATNIFQMYIFWELVGLSSFLLIGFYYQKPSAVAAAKKAFIVTRFADFGFLIGILIISYYTGTFDFGILTNPETSPIASITGISFMGISVVSWAMFLIFIGGAGKSAMMPFHIWLPDAMEGPTPVSALIHAATMVVAGVYLVARLFVVYHLFAVDVQTLIAWIGGITSLVAAIIAITQIDIKRVLAFSTLSQIGYMMMSLGVSGYAGEEGVGYMASMFHLFTHAMFKALLFLGAGSVIHAVHSNNMTDMGGLRKFMPITRITFLIACLTIAGMPFLSGFYSKDEILAATFEHNMPLFVIGFFVAGLTAFYMFRLYFNIFWGEDREYHHTPHESPLIMTIPLMILAFASISSGYLPFGKFITADKLPLSLHINPYIAGSSVFIGLVGIALAWVLYKHKSDLPDRLAARAGRFYTAALNKFYFDELYLFVTKKILFNLVSRPIAWFDRNVIDASMDGLAWITNYASDRIKGIQSGQLQMYAASFIGGAIGLLLIVLYLLAE